The Gemmatimonadaceae bacterium genome window below encodes:
- the fucP gene encoding L-fucose:H+ symporter permease, whose translation MPDRSAPLTERRYVVPFVLVTSLFFLWAIGVNLNDVLIPHLKKALDLSDFQSSLIQTAFFGGYFLMALPAGWIMRRVGYRKGILVGLGLCALGTLLFQPAATARWYPFFLLALFVMACGQCVLEVAANPYVTVLGPSGSAARRLNTAQMFNALGAVITPILGAQFILSGVEHSGADLATMTPAAIEAWRATEATGVKGPYLVITALFVLVGVMIALSKLPEVKEPGEGSGRGLASAWRHAHLRRGVFAQFCYVGAQVGVASFVIRFAQQALPGTGERVAADFLKWHLAGFLAGRVIGTALMTRIPAPRMLAAVAALGVAAAAFAASGSGAAAVWMIVLLGLFHSIQFPTIFALAIDGIGEDTKLGSSLLVMSIVGGAIIPAAMGAISDAQGIQTAFWIPVFCYVVVLHFALRGHKHTLAVTS comes from the coding sequence ATGCCCGATCGCAGTGCGCCGCTTACCGAACGTCGATACGTCGTGCCGTTTGTCCTCGTCACGTCGCTGTTCTTCCTGTGGGCCATCGGGGTCAATCTCAATGACGTCCTGATTCCGCATCTCAAGAAGGCACTCGACCTGAGCGACTTTCAATCCTCGCTCATCCAGACGGCGTTTTTCGGCGGCTACTTCCTGATGGCACTGCCCGCCGGATGGATCATGCGGCGGGTCGGCTATCGCAAAGGCATCCTGGTTGGGCTGGGTTTGTGCGCGCTTGGCACGCTGCTGTTTCAACCGGCCGCCACGGCGCGCTGGTATCCGTTCTTCCTGCTGGCACTGTTCGTGATGGCCTGTGGTCAATGCGTACTGGAAGTGGCCGCGAACCCGTATGTCACGGTCCTGGGCCCGTCGGGCAGTGCGGCTCGCCGTCTCAACACCGCGCAGATGTTCAATGCACTGGGCGCGGTCATCACGCCCATCCTCGGCGCGCAATTCATCCTCTCGGGCGTCGAGCATTCCGGCGCCGATCTGGCGACGATGACGCCAGCCGCCATCGAGGCGTGGCGCGCGACTGAAGCCACCGGAGTGAAGGGGCCCTATCTGGTTATCACGGCGCTGTTCGTGCTGGTGGGGGTGATGATTGCCCTGTCGAAGCTGCCGGAAGTGAAGGAGCCCGGCGAGGGTAGCGGTCGCGGACTGGCCAGCGCCTGGCGTCACGCGCACTTGCGTCGTGGGGTATTCGCCCAGTTCTGCTACGTGGGCGCACAGGTGGGTGTGGCGTCGTTCGTGATTCGATTTGCGCAGCAGGCGTTGCCCGGTACGGGCGAGCGCGTTGCCGCCGACTTTCTCAAGTGGCATCTGGCTGGCTTTCTGGCGGGACGTGTTATCGGCACCGCGCTCATGACGCGCATCCCGGCGCCGCGGATGTTGGCCGCGGTTGCCGCGCTGGGTGTGGCGGCTGCCGCGTTTGCCGCCTCGGGATCAGGCGCGGCGGCGGTCTGGATGATCGTCCTGCTCGGCCTGTTTCATTCCATCCAATTCCCCACCATCTTCGCGCTGGCCATCGATGGCATTGGTGAGGACACGAAACTGGGATCATCGCTGCTGGTGATGAGCATCGTGGGCGGCGCCATCATTCCGGCGGCGATGGGAGCGATATCCGATGCGCAAGGTATTCAGACGGCATTCTGGATTCCGGTGTTCTGCTATGTGGTGGTGTTGCACTTTGCCTTACGGGGCCACAAGCACACGTTGGCCGTGACATCATGA
- a CDS encoding SDR family oxidoreductase: MNLELHHRVILITGGAKGIGAAITRALVAEGARPAVLDRDPAALEAITSELGNGIAIAGDLRDPDACRDAVTETVRRLGTIDAVVNNAGVNDSVGLEHGDPMRYRESLRTNLHHYYDIAHYALPHLKASRGTIVNIASKTAITGQGNTSGYASAKGAILALTREWAAELLPYDIRVNAIVPAEVMTPLYRAWLDTFPDPAAKQAMILARIPLEHRMTLPEEIASMTCFLLSPRAGHMTGQHLFVDGGYVHLDRALT; this comes from the coding sequence TTGAACCTCGAACTCCACCACCGCGTCATCCTCATCACGGGCGGCGCCAAAGGCATCGGTGCCGCCATCACGCGCGCGCTGGTGGCCGAGGGCGCGCGCCCGGCCGTGCTCGATCGTGACCCGGCTGCGCTTGAGGCGATCACGTCCGAACTGGGGAACGGCATTGCGATCGCCGGTGATCTTCGCGACCCCGATGCCTGCCGCGATGCGGTGACCGAAACGGTTCGGCGGCTCGGCACCATCGACGCCGTGGTCAACAACGCCGGCGTGAACGACAGCGTCGGTCTGGAACACGGCGACCCCATGCGCTATCGCGAATCGCTTCGTACCAACCTGCATCACTACTACGATATCGCCCACTACGCGCTACCACATCTCAAGGCGTCGCGCGGCACCATCGTGAACATCGCCAGCAAGACCGCCATCACGGGACAGGGCAACACGTCAGGCTACGCCTCGGCCAAGGGCGCCATTCTCGCCCTCACGCGCGAGTGGGCCGCCGAATTGCTGCCGTATGACATTCGCGTCAACGCCATCGTGCCGGCCGAAGTCATGACGCCACTCTATCGCGCGTGGCTGGACACCTTTCCCGACCCCGCTGCCAAGCAAGCGATGATTCTTGCGCGCATCCCGCTGGAGCACCGCATGACGTTGCCCGAGGAGATCGCCTCCATGACCTGCTTTCTGCTGTCGCCACGCGCCGGACACATGACGGGGCAGCACCTGTTCGTGGACGGCGGCTACGTTCACTTGGATCGCGCCCTGACCTGA
- a CDS encoding amidohydrolase family protein, giving the protein MRVDAHQHYWRYDAVRDGWITPAMGALRRDFLPTDAVPLLADARIDAVVAVQAAQSDAETEFLLTLAERHDIIRGVVGWVDLQAPDLAEQLDRYRSAPMLKGFRHIAQGEPDDFLARSQVITGVTVMGALGYSYDILIYPRQLAAAEQLVSSCPDVRFVLDHCAKPDIAGGRLEEWRSGLPRLARYNHVTCKLSGLVTEASWHTWTDADLLPVLDAAAEAFGPERLMFGSDWPVCLVAAGYARVVDVIERWAERLTTAERARVFGETAREVYRLTAVPCERACVSSADAANLTDRQ; this is encoded by the coding sequence GTGAGAGTTGACGCGCATCAGCACTACTGGCGATATGACGCCGTGCGCGACGGCTGGATCACGCCGGCCATGGGTGCGCTGCGCCGGGATTTTCTGCCGACGGATGCCGTGCCGCTACTGGCGGACGCACGCATCGACGCGGTCGTTGCGGTGCAGGCAGCTCAGTCGGACGCCGAAACGGAGTTTCTACTGACACTCGCTGAACGCCATGACATCATCCGGGGCGTGGTTGGGTGGGTGGATTTGCAGGCGCCGGATCTGGCGGAGCAGCTGGACCGCTATCGTAGCGCGCCGATGCTCAAGGGATTCCGTCATATCGCACAAGGAGAACCTGACGATTTTCTCGCGAGATCCCAGGTGATCACCGGCGTTACGGTGATGGGTGCGCTCGGCTACAGCTACGATATCCTGATCTATCCCCGACAACTCGCGGCCGCCGAGCAATTGGTATCATCATGTCCCGACGTGCGCTTCGTGCTCGATCACTGCGCCAAACCGGACATCGCGGGCGGCCGCCTGGAGGAATGGCGTTCCGGATTGCCGCGTCTGGCACGATACAACCATGTCACCTGCAAGCTGTCCGGCCTGGTAACGGAAGCGTCATGGCACACGTGGACTGATGCCGACTTGTTGCCGGTGCTCGATGCGGCCGCCGAGGCGTTCGGGCCGGAGCGACTGATGTTCGGATCGGACTGGCCAGTGTGTCTGGTGGCGGCCGGGTATGCTCGCGTGGTCGACGTCATAGAGCGCTGGGCCGAGCGATTGACGACCGCTGAGCGTGCGCGCGTTTTCGGCGAGACGGCGCGCGAGGTGTATCGGCTTACCGCGGTCCCTTGCGAGCGAGCGTGTGTATCGTCGGCCGATGCAGCCAACTTGACGGATCGCCAATGA